The proteins below are encoded in one region of Pseudophryne corroboree isolate aPseCor3 chromosome 8, aPseCor3.hap2, whole genome shotgun sequence:
- the LOC134947431 gene encoding indolethylamine N-methyltransferase-like — MASTTHKDYHSEEYDPVGFIQTYTDPANEKFRQYIMEHSIALINKSFSSGLVKGNTLIDLSVAPLFGHLLVIANTFKEITIVDSSETNRQETEKWLKQDSGAVDWSAWAKIVSSLTGKSEPWQKQEENVRRVVKRILPCDFTKDNPLDPVVLGPVDCVFTALYLESISKDRDTYISNLRKAASLVKVGGYMVMFVPINMSYYVINNHKFFILSIDEAFIQKALVDLGFTLLNTDQCIDTLDTHLFDIEHMLYIVACKKK; from the exons ATGGCTTCCACAACCCACAAAGATTACCATTCTGAGGAATATGATCCAGTCGGGTTTATACAGACTTATACTGATCCTGCTAACGAGAAGTTCAGGCAGTACATTATGGAGCACAGTATAGCATTGATCAACAAATCATTCTCTTCAG GTCTTGTGAAAGGGAATACATTGATCGATCTCTCTGTCGCGCCACTATTTGGCCACCTATTGGTAATTGCGAATACCTTCAAGGAGATCACTATTGTGGACTCATCTGAAACCAATCGACAAGAAACCGAAAAATGGCTGAAACAGGACTCTGGAGCTGTGGATTGGTCTGCCTGGGCGAAAATTGTCAGTTCACTTAcgggaaaaag TGAGCCGTGGCAAAAGCAAGAGGAAAATGTGAGACGTGTGGTTAAACGTATCCTGCCATGTGATTTCACAAAAGACAATCCATTGGACCCTGTGGTCTTAGGCCCGGTGGACTGCGTCTTCACTGCTTTATATCTGGAGTCCATTAGCAAAGATCGTGATACCTATATTAGTAACCTAAGAAAGGCGGCGTCACTTGTGAAGGTCGGGGGCTATATGGTCATGTTCGTCCCCATTAACATGTCCTATTATGTCATCAATAACCACAAGTTCTTCATCCTTTCAATTGATGAGGCCTTCATACAAAAGgctcttgtggatttgggatttaccCTTTTGAATACTGACCAGTGTATTGACACGCTCGATACCCACTTGTTTGATATTGAGCATATGCTTTATATTGTTGCTTGCAAGAAAAAGTGA